Part of the Microbulbifer salipaludis genome is shown below.
GCCGATTTCTGTCATGCCCAAGTCCTATATCAAGCGCATTTTAGACGCGCGCATTTACGATGTCGCCATCGAAACCCCACTGGAGCCCATGCGCCAGCTGTCGCACCGTGTTGGCAACCGTATTCTGCTGAAGCGGGAAGACCTGCAACCGGTGTTCTCCTTCAAGATTCGCGGCGCTTACAACAAACTCCTGCAGCTCGCTCCGGAGCAACGTGCCAAGGGTGTGATTGCGGCCTCTGCGGGCAATCACGCCCAGGGCCTGGCGCTGGGTGCCCAGCAGCTGGGGGTGCGTGCCACCATCGTGATGCCGTCGACGACCCCGGCGATCAAGGTCAATGCGGTGCGCATGCGCGGTGCGGAAGTCGTGTTGCACGGGGACACCTTCGACGAGGCGGCGGCACTGGCGAGACAGCTGGTGGAGGAGCGCGACCTGGTATTTATCCATCCGTACGATGACCCCGATGTCATCGCCGGCCAGGGTACGGTGGCGATGGAGCTGCTGCGCCAGCATCCGGGCCACCTGGACGCTGTTTTTATCCCCGTGGGTGGTGGTGGCCTCGCCGCCGGCATGGCCGCCTACATCAAATACGTGCGCCCGGAAATCAAGGTCTACGCGGTGGAGCCGGAAGACGCCGCGTGTCTGAAACTGGCGCTGGCCCAGGGCAACCGCGAGGGGCGCCTGCCCCAGGTGGGGCTATTTGCCGACGGGGTTGCCGTGGCGCAGATCGGCGAGGAGACCTACCGTGTGCTGCGCGAGACCATCGATGGCGTCATCACGGTGACCACCGATGAGATCTGTGCGGCCATCAAGGATATTTTCGAAGACACCCGCTCCATTGCTGAGCCCGCCGGTGCCGTGGGGCTCGCCGGGCTGAAGAAGTATGCGGACCAGAGCGGTGCGCAGAACCAGGCACTGGCAACGGTCTGCAGCGGGGCCAATACCAATTTTGACCGCCTGCGCTACATCAGCGAGCGCACCGAGATTGGCGAGAAGCGCGAGGCGGTACTGGCGGTCACCATTCCCGAAAGACCGGGCAGTTACCTGCAGTTTTGCCGCGACCTGGGCGACCGCTCCATCACGGAATTCAATTACCGCTACGCCAACAGCGGCGCAGCGCATATTTTCGTCGGTATGCAGGTATCCACCGATGCCGACCGCCAGCAGCTGGTGAGCCAGCTTCAGCAGGGTGGCTACGAGGTGACGGACCTGACCGACAACGAGATGGCCAAACTGCATATTCGCCATCTGGTGGGCGGGCGTGCTCCCGGCATCGACAATGAGGTGGTGTATCGCTTTGAGTTTCCCGAGCGCCCCGGCGCCCTGCGCAAGTTTCTCGAACAGCTGGCGGGCCGCTGGAACATCACCCTGTTCCACTATCGCAACCACGGTGCGGCCTATGGTCGGGTACTGGTGGGGCTGGAGGTGGCCGAAGACGAGCGTGCCGCGCTCAAGGCACTGCTCGACCAGCTGCACTACCCCTTCTGGGAGGAGACCGAAAACCCCGCCTATCGTTTCTTCCTGTCGCGGGCGCGAGAAACGGAAGAAAACTAAGGGAAAGTGGGCGATTGGCGCCGAAATCGTGCTGTAGCGCGCATTTTTTGCGACGAGTAGATCACCCTGGCCGACCTGTCGAACTTGCAATTCTAAAAATGTGAGCGTTTTCTCAAAAAAAAGACCTTGACGGGTTACTATTTGGACACTAATCGCGTATCTTTTGATCGGTGTTTGGCCCGGAGAGGCTCGCCTAGAAGAGCAGATTGGCGGAAAATGCCCCGTTTAGTGTCTGAACTTTCTGGCTGGTTGGGGTCCAAATCGCCACTGGCGGCGAAGATCGCCAGGTAATAACGAAAGAGTTCGCAAACAAGAAGAATTCAAATCTTACAGGATGGTCCCCATGAAACCCGATGCATTGACACTCGCTGTAGTTGTCTTTGTTGCGGGCGTACTGCTGAGCAGTTCCGGCCTGACCGAGGTGTTCTCTTCCGACGAAGAAGAAGCCCCGGCAGCCCTGCAGCAGGGAGTGGTCACTCGCTGATCCTTACGCCCGTCGCTGGCTGATGCCAAAGCAAAAAAGCCGAACCCTGCTCGCAGCGGTTCGGCTTTTTTGTGTCTGCAGGGTTTGTGTGTGGGAGTCGGGGCCGGCTACCGGCTGCGGTAAACCCTGTGGTCAGTGGCCACCAGCGTCAGGGGAATGTCCCAGGGTTCTACCGGCAGGTGGTCGACACACTGTAATTGGTGGGCAACTCCCACCAGATCGGGGCCGCTACCCGGGCGCAGCTGCTTGAAGGCAAAGGTGCGGTCGTAGTACCCGGCCCCCATGCCCAGCCGTGCGCCACTGGGATCGAACGCGACCAGCGGCAGCAGCACCAGATCCAGCCGCTCTGCACGGATGGCACTGGAGCGTCCCAGCACTGGCTCGGGAATACCGTAGCGATTGCGGTAGCGCGGCGTGGTGCCGGGCCAGTGTAAGAACATCATGGTGGTGCGCGCCGCGCGCGGCAGTGCGGGCAGGTAAAAACACTTGTGCGGAAAGCGCTCCAGCAGTGGGCGCGGATCAATCTCGCCGTCCATCGGCCAGTACAGGCCGATGTGGCGCGCTCGCTTCACCTCCGGACACAGCGCCAGTCGCGCACACAGCCTGCGACTGGCCAGACGTTGCCGGTATGCACTCAGCTCCCGGCGGGCGGCGCGGATTTGCCGGCGCAGCTGCTGCTTGGAGGGTTTTATGCCAGATGATGTCGCTTTGGATGGGGTGGCGGAATCGGACATTGCCATCGTGTTTTCAGCACCCGGATTGCCAGGGTCACGGCGGACCACAGCGGGAAGGGAAATTAGGGCCCCGAAGGTGCGGCTGATGACATAGCCTTGAACCGTA
Proteins encoded:
- the ilvA gene encoding threonine ammonia-lyase, biosynthetic is translated as MPKSYIKRILDARIYDVAIETPLEPMRQLSHRVGNRILLKREDLQPVFSFKIRGAYNKLLQLAPEQRAKGVIAASAGNHAQGLALGAQQLGVRATIVMPSTTPAIKVNAVRMRGAEVVLHGDTFDEAAALARQLVEERDLVFIHPYDDPDVIAGQGTVAMELLRQHPGHLDAVFIPVGGGGLAAGMAAYIKYVRPEIKVYAVEPEDAACLKLALAQGNREGRLPQVGLFADGVAVAQIGEETYRVLRETIDGVITVTTDEICAAIKDIFEDTRSIAEPAGAVGLAGLKKYADQSGAQNQALATVCSGANTNFDRLRYISERTEIGEKREAVLAVTIPERPGSYLQFCRDLGDRSITEFNYRYANSGAAHIFVGMQVSTDADRQQLVSQLQQGGYEVTDLTDNEMAKLHIRHLVGGRAPGIDNEVVYRFEFPERPGALRKFLEQLAGRWNITLFHYRNHGAAYGRVLVGLEVAEDERAALKALLDQLHYPFWEETENPAYRFFLSRARETEEN
- a CDS encoding 5-formyltetrahydrofolate cyclo-ligase; the protein is MAMSDSATPSKATSSGIKPSKQQLRRQIRAARRELSAYRQRLASRRLCARLALCPEVKRARHIGLYWPMDGEIDPRPLLERFPHKCFYLPALPRAARTTMMFLHWPGTTPRYRNRYGIPEPVLGRSSAIRAERLDLVLLPLVAFDPSGARLGMGAGYYDRTFAFKQLRPGSGPDLVGVAHQLQCVDHLPVEPWDIPLTLVATDHRVYRSR